A single window of Acinetobacter wuhouensis DNA harbors:
- a CDS encoding phage tail protein: MAKKKKQTIGYKYFASAHFVLCHGPIDAITKISFQDKDAYLAEENTNKTIYINKPSLFGGDEQSGGIQGNIELLFGRSDQQKSSTLQRICAKISNAFGGLISAYRGVCSVVFDNVYIGTAPNMPDSKWRVKRIHTRHDGQVQWYDEKAEINTKQYLFKPEDTIWKYKSVSASDSADYTDVDKSLWNSGASPFGDKFFAGPGHYGFPTSPATVIEQQTILWAETFVDIDSLNQSFLFECFLDNGITVWVNGILTLSDYNVNAHYYSKELSASFFKLGSNRITIKCIDDGFGERPGNWIWFDLRLKNRSMKEADINPAHIIRECLTNQVWGVGVSESNIDDASFRHAADTLYDEQMGMSIKWTDSTSINEFVDNIKEHINAQLYLDRVTNKWKLYLIRDDYDDVNLILLDESNIRNLDFERRTLAECVNSVTVTYWDRERAKDSTVTVQDIARIAQQGGVISQSVDYKGFTNSDLASRVSLRDLKTLSSTLASVSFDVDESFSENWHEGMPFKLSDESYGLSEAVMRIRTIKRGDGINNTVYVEAIEDSFSSPMQSVVEYVPPITSGDSTAKNATAIAFEVPYIELVEQYGQDEVDAKLSNYPELGYVGMAAIRPNNQHVNASLYVDAGAGYDERTTLDFCPSASLKNDIGYMDSSFELENVAEFELLDVNHRIQVNDEIMAFVSFNAVTNVVNVKRGCFDTVPQKHDAGSKVFGWDNYSGLDDLEYLSGENVSLKALTLTGSDVLDVSEATAHDLTCAARAIRPYPPANVKINGEYWPVDIETDLILTWVDRNRIQQTGGEILGWYEGSVTLESGTTYIISIYAFDYSNNSETLLLTQNVGVVNSHTIDISNITTDAIKVKISSERDGFLSFQSFEHVLSLRETRITESGETRVTEAGEILII, encoded by the coding sequence ATGGCTAAAAAGAAAAAGCAAACGATAGGTTATAAGTATTTTGCTAGTGCTCATTTTGTTTTATGTCATGGCCCAATCGATGCAATCACCAAAATTTCATTTCAAGACAAAGATGCTTATTTGGCAGAAGAGAATACAAATAAAACTATCTATATCAATAAGCCAAGCTTATTTGGTGGAGATGAGCAATCAGGTGGTATCCAAGGAAATATTGAGCTTTTATTTGGACGTTCAGATCAGCAGAAAAGCAGTACTTTACAGCGTATTTGCGCAAAAATTTCGAATGCCTTTGGTGGATTGATTTCTGCGTATCGTGGGGTGTGTTCGGTTGTTTTTGATAATGTTTACATCGGTACTGCACCAAACATGCCTGACTCAAAATGGCGTGTGAAGCGGATTCATACACGGCATGATGGTCAAGTTCAGTGGTATGACGAAAAAGCGGAAATCAATACAAAACAGTATTTATTTAAACCTGAAGATACGATTTGGAAATATAAAAGTGTTTCAGCGTCAGATTCGGCAGATTATACAGATGTAGATAAAAGCTTATGGAACAGTGGTGCATCACCGTTTGGTGATAAATTTTTTGCAGGTCCTGGGCACTATGGTTTTCCTACATCACCAGCTACAGTAATTGAACAACAAACAATTTTGTGGGCTGAAACATTCGTTGATATTGATTCATTGAATCAAAGTTTTTTATTTGAATGTTTTTTAGATAATGGAATAACAGTCTGGGTGAATGGGATCCTAACTTTATCTGATTACAATGTGAACGCTCACTATTATTCGAAAGAGTTGAGTGCTTCATTTTTCAAACTTGGTTCAAATAGAATCACTATTAAATGTATTGATGATGGTTTTGGAGAGCGTCCAGGTAATTGGATTTGGTTTGATTTAAGGTTAAAAAATCGATCAATGAAAGAAGCAGACATTAATCCAGCACATATCATACGTGAATGTTTGACAAATCAAGTATGGGGGGTAGGCGTTTCAGAATCGAATATTGACGATGCATCTTTTAGACATGCAGCTGATACTCTCTATGATGAACAAATGGGGATGTCGATCAAATGGACTGATTCAACTTCAATTAATGAGTTTGTTGATAACATCAAAGAGCACATTAATGCACAGCTATATTTGGATCGTGTCACAAACAAGTGGAAGCTTTATTTAATTCGTGATGACTATGATGATGTTAATTTAATTTTATTGGATGAAAGTAATATTCGTAATCTTGACTTTGAACGTCGCACTCTAGCTGAATGTGTCAATTCAGTCACTGTGACGTATTGGGATCGTGAGCGTGCAAAAGATTCAACTGTGACAGTTCAAGACATCGCTCGGATTGCACAACAAGGTGGGGTCATTTCTCAGTCAGTTGATTATAAAGGGTTTACCAATAGTGATTTGGCTAGTCGTGTTTCATTGCGTGATCTGAAAACACTATCCAGCACATTGGCATCAGTATCATTTGATGTGGATGAAAGTTTTTCTGAAAACTGGCACGAAGGTATGCCGTTTAAGCTATCTGATGAAAGCTATGGGCTATCTGAAGCTGTAATGCGTATCCGAACAATAAAACGTGGCGATGGGATCAATAACACAGTTTATGTCGAAGCAATTGAAGACTCTTTTAGCAGTCCAATGCAGTCTGTTGTTGAATATGTGCCACCGATCACCAGTGGCGATAGCACTGCAAAAAACGCGACAGCCATTGCATTTGAAGTGCCGTACATTGAGCTCGTTGAGCAGTATGGGCAGGATGAAGTAGATGCCAAACTTTCAAATTATCCTGAACTTGGTTATGTCGGAATGGCAGCAATCCGTCCAAATAACCAACATGTAAATGCAAGTTTATATGTGGATGCGGGTGCGGGTTACGATGAAAGAACGACTTTAGATTTCTGTCCAAGTGCTTCTTTGAAAAATGACATCGGATATATGGATTCGAGTTTTGAACTTGAAAATGTTGCTGAATTTGAATTGCTTGACGTAAATCATCGAATCCAAGTCAATGATGAAATCATGGCTTTTGTTAGTTTTAATGCAGTAACAAATGTGGTCAATGTGAAACGTGGATGTTTTGACACAGTACCGCAAAAGCATGATGCGGGTTCAAAAGTGTTTGGTTGGGATAATTATTCAGGTCTTGATGATTTAGAGTATTTAAGCGGAGAGAATGTTTCACTTAAGGCATTAACACTGACCGGATCGGATGTACTTGATGTTAGCGAAGCAACAGCACACGACTTGACCTGCGCTGCGCGTGCAATCCGCCCTTACCCACCAGCCAATGTAAAAATTAATGGTGAATATTGGCCTGTAGATATTGAAACGGATCTGATTTTAACATGGGTAGATCGAAACCGCATACAGCAAACCGGTGGTGAAATTCTTGGGTGGTATGAAGGCAGTGTAACACTGGAAAGCGGGACCACTTACATTATTTCCATCTACGCATTTGATTATTCTAATAATTCCGAGACGCTACTTTTAACTCAAAATGTTGGTGTTGTGAATTCACATACGATAGACATTTCAAACATCACTACCGACGCGATAAAAGTAAAAATCTCATCCGAGCGAGATGGATTTTTGAGCTTTCAGAGTTTTGAGCATGTGCTTTCTTTGCGTGAAACGCGCATTACGGAGTCGGGTGAAACCCGCGTAACCGAGGCTGGCGAAATATTAATTATTTAG
- a CDS encoding lysozyme produces MILARLKAQPELHIQQFAKIQQVTSKVGIDRICGYEGFENEAYPDSGGVWTIGFGTIKYPNGVRVKKGDKCTLEQAKAYMAYDLKSFENAVNKVKVQLNQNQFDALVSLAYNIGVSAFLNSTLLKKLNVGDYKGAAEQFPRWNKVKGKVVNGLTNRRLSEKKLFEKAL; encoded by the coding sequence ATGATCTTAGCTCGGTTAAAAGCACAACCTGAACTTCATATTCAACAGTTTGCTAAAATTCAACAAGTGACAAGCAAGGTTGGTATTGATCGAATCTGTGGGTATGAGGGCTTTGAAAATGAAGCTTATCCCGATAGCGGAGGCGTTTGGACGATCGGTTTTGGAACAATCAAATACCCGAATGGGGTGCGGGTTAAAAAAGGTGATAAATGTACGCTTGAGCAAGCCAAAGCATATATGGCATATGATTTAAAATCATTTGAAAATGCTGTCAATAAAGTGAAAGTTCAGCTTAATCAAAATCAGTTCGATGCATTGGTTTCATTGGCTTACAACATTGGTGTAAGTGCTTTTCTAAATTCTACATTGCTTAAAAAATTGAATGTAGGTGATTACAAAGGTGCTGCCGAACAATTTCCGCGCTGGAATAAGGTGAAAGGTAAAGTGGTGAATGGTCTTACAAATCGTCGTTTAAGTGAAAAGAAATTGTTTGAAAAAGCCCTCTAA
- a CDS encoding roadblock/LC7 domain-containing protein yields MLDLNNSRKVPDDFVVFAENQIRHLLNSVSGIEFVMLCTSDGFEIALANKKNISNSGKIAAVSSSILAMVTAFTSEINLVGCQTITLDAENGKALLTSVAHPKYPLVLVAMTNRDILLGQMLYEVKSTAERLVNKV; encoded by the coding sequence ATGTTGGATTTAAATAATTCTCGGAAGGTCCCAGACGATTTTGTAGTATTTGCTGAAAATCAAATTAGGCACTTGTTAAACTCTGTCTCTGGGATAGAGTTTGTGATGTTATGTACTTCAGACGGTTTTGAAATTGCTTTGGCGAATAAGAAAAATATTAGTAATTCTGGGAAAATTGCTGCAGTCAGTAGTTCGATTTTAGCAATGGTTACTGCTTTTACTTCAGAAATTAATCTTGTTGGATGTCAAACAATTACCTTAGATGCTGAAAATGGCAAAGCCCTTTTAACATCAGTTGCTCATCCAAAATACCCCTTAGTTTTAGTCGCGATGACAAATAGAGATATTTTGCTTGGTCAAATGCTGTATGAGGTTAAGTCGACAGCTGAACGATTAGTGAATAAGGTATAA